TGGAGTAATAGCACTTCCTACTGGTGCAGGTAAGACAGTCATTGGAATAAAAATAATTACTGAAGTTAGGAAGTCGACACTAATAGTTACATTTACTAAGGATCAAATGTTACAGTGGAGGGACGCAATACTTAAATTTACAGATGCGAACAGAAGTGATATTGGTCTTTACTATTCTGAGGAAAAGAACATAAGACCTATCACGATAACAACGTATCATACTGCATATAGGCATATTGATGAACTATCAGGCAAATTTGAGCTTTTGATAATAGATGAGGCACATCATTTACCTGCAGATAGATTTAAGGAGATAGCGCTTAAATGTATAGCCTCTAAAAGGCTTGGTCTTTCGGCTACTCCAGTGAGGGAAGATGGAAAACATGAAGAGTTATTTAAATTGATGGGCGGATTAATATATTTTAAAACTCCCCAAGAATTAATTCAGAAGGGTTATTTAGCCCCATTCGAATTAATTCAGATTAGAGTTAATTTAACGTCTAAGGAAAAATTGAAGTATGCTACTCTACTCTCTCAATTTAGAAAAGTGGCTGGAGGTAAAAAGGTTTCGGAGCTAATACAGTTAGTAAAAGAGGGTAATTCTAATGCTATTGAAGCTATGAAAATTTACAATGAAATGAAAAAAATTGTTAATCTAGCTGAAAATAAATTAAAGGCTCTTGATGATATAATCCAAAAAGAAAATGGAAACAAGATACTAATTTTTACACAATACGTAGATCAGGCTGAAGAAATTGCAAAGAAGTATAATGCTTATTTAATAACCGGTAAGACAAATAAGAATGAAAGAGAGAAAATACTGCGAATATTTAAAACATTAAAATCTGGGATACTAGTGTTAACTACTGTAGGTGATGAAGGACTAGATATACCAGACGCTAATGTAGGAATAATAGTTACCGGAACTGGCTCAAGAAGACAATTTATTCAAAGACTAGGAAGGCTCTTAAGACCAAGTAATGGTAAGGTCGCAAGACTTTATGAAATAGTTACTAGAGGTACGGCAGAAGAGTATCAGGCTTCTAAGAGAAAAGATATAACATTTGGATTAGATATTTATTCCTCTTCAGAAGAAGATTTGGTATAATAAAACACAGAATAAGCAAATGTTTTTATAATAGGAATTATGGTTGGAGTATAGATTATAACAGAGTCCTTGTATAAGCTAATCAGTGTATATCCATTGATTGATATGATAGGATACCCTCTAGTGATTACATTTGATATTTGTAATTCAACTTCCCCTAAAATTTTCTTTAATGTATACGCTGTTAATATCTTGCTGCAATCTACATTAATTTCTCCTTTAACAGTAATCAAATTCTCTGCTATAATTTCCAATCTTTCATTCCCCTTTACAACATAACCATCAACCCATGAAGGACTTTCTATTTCATCTTTACACTCGTCTGATATTTTTGACAAAGGTGGATAAATTATTAGATTTTTATTAACTTTTAACAATGCTGGGTAGGTTATTATTATATCGTTAGATTTTATATCTAAGTTGTACTCAGCTTTACATATACGAGAGCCTTTATCAACATAAGGCATTTTAACTCCATTTTTTATATTAGTTTTGAATGATATAACCTTGTAAGGTCTGATACATGATGAGTAACTAGGCTGTTGATTATGAGATGGTTAAAAAAACGTGAAATAGTTATATATTATTTACTATATAGGAAATTTAGAAATGATAAGTTTAATATAGGCTTAGCGTTAGATACTTTATCTCCATATTTTTCAAAAAAAGTTATTAAAAATACGTTAAAATATATGGTAAAATTAGGTCTTATAGTTAAAGTCAATGAACTAGAATATAGGTTAATTTCCTTTGATGAATACTTATCTATTGTATCTTATGAATATTTAAAAAGAAGGCTTACTCTTCATCATAAAACTCAATAGTAATTTTAACCTTTACATCTTTTTTGCTAATTGGAGGTATTTTATCACCGAAATCTACTCCTACAACAACGGGATTTCCCATAGAATCGTTGAATTTTACTTCTGCTACATAATGTAGCTTAGGTTGCTGTTGCATCATATTTAATACTTCGTTGTATATTCTGGTTAAAGCCATCTGAAAAGCTAGAGGGCTAGAAAGATCTTCAGGTTTTAGTTGTATCGAAACTAGATTACCCATTACTTCTCCTATTTTTGCTCTTCCTTCAAATTCTACTTTATAAGAAGGTTGAGTATTTTCTGGCATATTACCACAGAATTATATAATATATAAAGATACTAATTAATCTATTGCTTAAAGAAAAGGGCTGAATAAAAAGGCTTTATCTTTGTTATGCTTTCTTCCTTATAGCTATCTCGATTGTTGATACTCTAGATTGTCTACCATCTTGGCTTGTTACTACTTGGCTTCCTATCCTAATTTCCTTAACTTCTATTTTGTCTGGTAAGAATCTATTTCTCACTATTTCTACAGTATCTACGGCTTTGCTTATTGCTCTACCTCTAGCTTTTATTATTATTTCACTTACACCCTGGTTTAATAGAGTTAGAGCTGCTAAGACATAATTCATTACTGGCTTTTTACCTACTAATACTACATTGCTTGGAGTTGGGGTTGCAGTGCTGCTCATCTTTTTCCACCCAAGTGGTCGGATAATAGAATTACGAATAAGGATAATAAAGTTATCTTAAAGGTCTTGTTAAAAGAATTCATTAAGTATCACTTAGTTTTTTGATTTTTAAGATCATACTAATCTAATCTAATACTTTAGCATGCTGAAGGTTTACTATACGTTTGGTTGTCCTAACTGTGGTGGTCCTATCGATGATGAACATTTACTAGCCGGAGTTCCATGTAGTAAATGTTTACCTGGAAGAGTAGAAAATTTAGATTACAGAGTAATCTATGATTTGTTAGTTAAAAATTCTACGTTGAAAGGTTATGCAGAATACTTTTATGATAATGAAACTTTTGAAGAAATAGTTAGGATATTTAAACGGGTAATAGGAAATGAGCCCTGGAATTTGCAAAAATATTGGATAAAAAGATTAGCCAAGAGCGAGAGTTTTTCACTCTCAGCGCCTACTGGATTAGGGAAAACCACAACTCTTCTAGTATATTCATTATTCTTTAGTAATACGACTTTATACGTAGTTCCAACCAACTCTTTAAAAGATCAGATATGCGAACGATTAAGAAACATGGGGGCCAAGGTTAGCTGTAATGATGTTAAAGAAGAATACATAAATGTTGCAACCTTCAATAGAATATTAAGGCATTATGATAACTATGTCAGTCTACAACCAAAGTTAGTCATAGTTGATGATTCTGATATGATTCTAAAAAGTGGTAAAACGACAGAGGTAATGGCTAAAATACTAGGGATATCAGAGGAAATTTTCCAGTATGCTATCAGTTTAATAAGATTGAAAAGAATTCTTAAATTTAACGAAGATGATAAAGAGTTAAAAAATAAAATAGTAGAACTAGAATATAAAATTGGTAGCTGGAAGCCTTTCGTTCAGTTTCTAGTAGCTAGTGCTACGTTAAGGCCAAAGGGTATAAAACAACAAGCCTTAAGAACATTAATAGGATTTGAACCCTCTACTATTCAGACTTATTTGAGAAACATAGCCGATTTATATTATCAAGGAGTAGATATAGAGGCAATTTTAGATAAAATTTCAGATAATGGTGGACTATTATTAGTTTCCAAAGAATATGGAAGAGAAAAAATGTTAGAATTAAAGGAAATCATAGAAAAACGAGGATATTCTACTGGTCTTGCTATATCTGGAAGAAAATTCCTCAATAAATTTACTGAAGGTAAAATTGATTACTTGATTGGTTCTGCCAGTTATTATGGAGTAGCAGTAAGAGGTCTTGATGAGCCTAAAAGGCTAAAATATGTAATCTTCTATGGCATACCTAAAATTAGGTTAAATTTAACCGATGCACTAAACAATCCATCACTTATAGTAAAAATAGGAGAATTACTTAATATAGATGTAAAAGATATCAGAAGAAAGCTACTATTCCTAAGTCCACCAGAATTTCAAATATTGAGGTATAGTTTAATGAAAGATGAAGAGCTCAGCGGAAAACTAAAAGATATTAAAGTTAATCTAATAAATATTAAAGAAAAAATATGGGATGTTTTAAAGAGTGATAATATTAAAAAACTGAAAGCAGATACATTTTTAGTAACTGAAAATAATGGTAAATACTACGTATATATACCCGATACTGTCACCTATATTCAGGCTTCTGGTAGAAGTAGTAGAATAATTAGTAACGGTTTAACATTTGGTATTAGTATAGTTCTAGTGGATAATATTGATTTGTTAGATATTCTTTCACAAAAACTAAAGAAAATTATACCAAATTTTATGTTTAAAAATATAAATGAAGTAGATATAAGAGAATTAAAATCCTTGGCTGTCTCAAGTAGAGAAGTATCTACGTCCCAGAAAAAGAAAATAAATATTAAGACTATATTGCTAATAGTAGAATCTCCTACGAAAGCTAAGACTATAGCAAGACTATTTGGAAGACCTAGTAGAAGAGAAGTTCATGGCATACCTGTCTATGAAACTATAATTTTAGTTAACGACGAGATTTTAATAACCAATATTATAGCTACTAAAGGCCATATAACCGACTTAACTACAGAAAATATAGGTTACTATGGCGTTGAAGTCGGTAATAATGAATTTAACGCGTACTATTCGCCAATTTATAAATGCTATAATTGTGGAAAAACGTTTACAATCAAGTCTAACACATGTCCTTACTGCGGGTCTGTATTTATCTCATCATCAGAGAAAGTTGTTTCAGCATTAAGAAAGTTAAGCACAGAAGTAGATGAAATATACATAGCATCTGACCCAGATCAAGAAGGAGAAAAGATTGCATATGATGTAGCTATGTTAATTAGTCCCTATAATAAGAATATTTATAGAATTAAATATCATGAAATTACTAGAAATGGAATTTTAAATGCTATATTAAATAAAGGAAAAATTAATATGAATCTAGTAAAATCACAAATAGTAAGAAGAATAGAAGATAGATGGATCGGTTTTGAGCTGAGCTTGGCATTAAAATCTATGTTTTATGAAAGGAATCATGGTTCAGGTAGAGTGCAAGGGCCTGTGTTAAGTTGGATTGTAGAGAGAACAAAAGAGTATAAGAAGAATTATGGTTGGATTCTTTATATAAAGTTAGGAGATTACGCTATAAAGAAATTCTTTAGGATCAAAGAGGAAGCAAATAAATTCATAGAAAAATTAAATATTAAAATCAATTTAATATCTGAAAGAAAGGAAATACAAAATCCTTTGCCACCATTCACTACAGATTCGTTATTGATGGATGCATATGATAAACTAGGGATTGGTTCCCAAATAGTAATGAAAATTGCACAAGACCTATTTGAATCTGGTTTAATAACCTATCATAGGACTGATAGTACTCATGTATCTGCATTAGGTATATCAATTGCGAAAGAATATCTTGAATCTAAAAACTTAAATGATAGCTTTAGTGGTAGATCATGGGGAAATGAAGGCACACATGAAGCGATTAGACCAACATCTTCAATGGATACAGAGAGTCTTATTAAAGATATTGAGGATAATCCTAATAAATATTTCATAAAGTTCACTAAATATCATTTAAGAATATATGATTTAATATTTAGAAGATTTATAGCAAGTCAAATGAAGCCAGCCGAGGTTACTTATAGCAAATTTGAAATATTTATAAATGGTGAAAAACTTGAGGTAGAGTTACCTACAAAAATAAGTGGTGGATTTTCTATAATTTATCCTTTAAAAACTTATGTAGTAAGTGAGAAATATTCCACATATTTGACTAAAGGATCTATAATACCATTATTTACATATGCTGAGATAATAAAGAATATGAAAGAAAAAGAAATAGGAAGACCTAGCACTTACGCTAAGACTATTTCTGCACTTATAAGGCATGGATATGTAGTAGAAAGCAAAAGAAAGGCATTGCTTATAGCTACTAACAAAGGCATAAAGGCTTATGAATTTTTATCTTCATGTTGTAGTGACTTAATTAGTGAAAATAGGACAAAATTGTTATTACAGAAAATAGATAAAATAGCAAATGGTGATGTAAATGTCGACTATGTACTAGAAGATTTACACAAGGAGATTACACAAATATCTGGAAAATTAGTAAACTCTCTTAAGCTTGATACTAATGTATGATATTCTTCTTCTGTCTTTTACTTCGCTTCCTATATCAGCTTTTTCTAAAATTATACCATCTCCAAGTCTATCTTTAAGTTGATTATAGACTTCAACGGCTTTATATATACTATTTCCAACACCCTTAAGTTCTACTTCATCATATCCTTGATTAAACATAACTATTACATCTAAAACATAATCTTCTACCCTTTTTGTTCTACTTATTAAAATTTCATTTGGCTTTTTCACAGTCATTTTATATCGTTAGTGGATTATAAAGGAAGAAAAATAAATCTGTCTATCAGTAACACGGGCCTTTATCACCGATCATATTTAAGGGCTTCATCATCCAAATTTCTTATTCTGAATATAACTAACAGCATTCAGTACTAAAAATCCGACAGTAGTCTTGCTTACGTAATAATATTTAGGAGATATTGAGAATATTAATGCGTCATTTGGATCTTTAAGTCTAAGTTCTAGAATTTCATTAAAAGGAATTTTTCTGAGGAAATAATTTGGATTTTCCACTAAATCTTTAACTCTGAAAACTATTTCTGTTGTTCCTTCGGATTGTAATGGTCTCATTACTGCAATGTATGTTTCATCAAGATTTATTGGACTAAAGGAATTATAATAATCTCCTGAGTCTACTATATCTTTTATATCTTCAGCTAAGCACCATCTTGTTTCTCCACTATCAATATCTATGAATGATAACGTCCTATATTTAGAGCAAGGTTTTCTCATTTTCTTTAGTTTCAACTCTAATGTTTTTTTCGAAACTCCAACTAGTTCAGCCAACTCTTCTAATGTGTAAGCTCCTCCTTTTAATGCTTGGTAGATTTTTAACTGTAAATCGGAAATCCAAGGTCTTATTGGAGTATGAGTTAAAACGGCTTTTCCTAATGGTGTTAATCCTTCTATGGCAATTAGTCTAACTTTTCCTTCTTTTATTTTACTAATATAGTTAAGCGTTCCCTTTATACTAAAGTATCTAGATACTGTCTGTTTGAGAGCTTCTCTTATAATAATTTTATCCTCTTTTGGAATAAGTTTTCCTAATTTGCCGAAACTATATTGAATTTCTTTAGCTATTGCAAAGAATAATGGAGATCTTAATATTGATTTAATTATTAATTTTTTAATATCTTTATAATCCAATGCCAATATCTCTTTAAATAAATCCTCTCTAATACCTCTTATTGAAAAACCATAAATTGATGCTCTCGCAGATACATTCAGATTATATTTCTTTGTAGCTAAATATAATAGCATATGCGATATTGTATTAGCTATTTTTTCTGAAATAATCGTAGAATATATTATTTCATCGTCATCTTTTTCTACATAGATAATTTTTTGTGAAGGTAGCGGTAAATTATGGACTTTATAATAATTAATAAATTTCTCTATTGATAACTTAGCCTCTTTATCTAATAATTCCTTTTCTTTATCAAGGTCTTTAAT
The sequence above is drawn from the Sulfurisphaera tokodaii str. 7 genome and encodes:
- the albA gene encoding DNA-binding protein Alba; this encodes MSSTATPTPSNVVLVGKKPVMNYVLAALTLLNQGVSEIIIKARGRAISKAVDTVEIVRNRFLPDKIEVKEIRIGSQVVTSQDGRQSRVSTIEIAIRKKA
- the rgy gene encoding reverse gyrase, encoding MLKVYYTFGCPNCGGPIDDEHLLAGVPCSKCLPGRVENLDYRVIYDLLVKNSTLKGYAEYFYDNETFEEIVRIFKRVIGNEPWNLQKYWIKRLAKSESFSLSAPTGLGKTTTLLVYSLFFSNTTLYVVPTNSLKDQICERLRNMGAKVSCNDVKEEYINVATFNRILRHYDNYVSLQPKLVIVDDSDMILKSGKTTEVMAKILGISEEIFQYAISLIRLKRILKFNEDDKELKNKIVELEYKIGSWKPFVQFLVASATLRPKGIKQQALRTLIGFEPSTIQTYLRNIADLYYQGVDIEAILDKISDNGGLLLVSKEYGREKMLELKEIIEKRGYSTGLAISGRKFLNKFTEGKIDYLIGSASYYGVAVRGLDEPKRLKYVIFYGIPKIRLNLTDALNNPSLIVKIGELLNIDVKDIRRKLLFLSPPEFQILRYSLMKDEELSGKLKDIKVNLINIKEKIWDVLKSDNIKKLKADTFLVTENNGKYYVYIPDTVTYIQASGRSSRIISNGLTFGISIVLVDNIDLLDILSQKLKKIIPNFMFKNINEVDIRELKSLAVSSREVSTSQKKKINIKTILLIVESPTKAKTIARLFGRPSRREVHGIPVYETIILVNDEILITNIIATKGHITDLTTENIGYYGVEVGNNEFNAYYSPIYKCYNCGKTFTIKSNTCPYCGSVFISSSEKVVSALRKLSTEVDEIYIASDPDQEGEKIAYDVAMLISPYNKNIYRIKYHEITRNGILNAILNKGKINMNLVKSQIVRRIEDRWIGFELSLALKSMFYERNHGSGRVQGPVLSWIVERTKEYKKNYGWILYIKLGDYAIKKFFRIKEEANKFIEKLNIKINLISERKEIQNPLPPFTTDSLLMDAYDKLGIGSQIVMKIAQDLFESGLITYHRTDSTHVSALGISIAKEYLESKNLNDSFSGRSWGNEGTHEAIRPTSSMDTESLIKDIEDNPNKYFIKFTKYHLRIYDLIFRRFIASQMKPAEVTYSKFEIFINGEKLEVELPTKISGGFSIIYPLKTYVVSEKYSTYLTKGSIIPLFTYAEIIKNMKEKEIGRPSTYAKTISALIRHGYVVESKRKALLIATNKGIKAYEFLSSCCSDLISENRTKLLLQKIDKIANGDVNVDYVLEDLHKEITQISGKLVNSLKLDTNV
- a CDS encoding ribonuclease P subunit p25 family protein encodes the protein MTVKKPNEILISRTKRVEDYVLDVIVMFNQGYDEVELKGVGNSIYKAVEVYNQLKDRLGDGIILEKADIGSEVKDRRRISYISIKLKRVY
- a CDS encoding DEAD/DEAH box helicase; this translates as MLLKTFYTQQWLDDETFKKLLTFSRFLGRDKNGSQFVIDIERARRNKVKLDDILSILSELGIELSETDLREMAKYLPEYDVEFELKDGKLIIKPHVFILDIIKDYKDKGILKYDKQSKVYVTDPYYYYQIKNRLEENGLKIKDLGLDVKELNINFKGELRDYQKEAVDTWLQRGSGVIALPTGAGKTVIGIKIITEVRKSTLIVTFTKDQMLQWRDAILKFTDANRSDIGLYYSEEKNIRPITITTYHTAYRHIDELSGKFELLIIDEAHHLPADRFKEIALKCIASKRLGLSATPVREDGKHEELFKLMGGLIYFKTPQELIQKGYLAPFELIQIRVNLTSKEKLKYATLLSQFRKVAGGKKVSELIQLVKEGNSNAIEAMKIYNEMKKIVNLAENKLKALDDIIQKENGNKILIFTQYVDQAEEIAKKYNAYLITGKTNKNEREKILRIFKTLKSGILVLTTVGDEGLDIPDANVGIIVTGTGSRRQFIQRLGRLLRPSNGKVARLYEIVTRGTAEEYQASKRKDITFGLDIYSSSEEDLV